One window from the genome of Thermaerobacter marianensis DSM 12885 encodes:
- the mraY gene encoding phospho-N-acetylmuramoyl-pentapeptide-transferase, with protein MTMDLWPVPVLARLGLAAVLAAGMALVLGPVMIPWLERLRFGQTVREQGPARHRVKQGTPTMGGVIFLLPALLVTAWLSPPTPAAVLIAGVTVAFAALGLVDDYLKVALRRSLGLRARAKLVWQVAAAALMVYLAQAWLGRGTAVWVPFGTGWWDLGPWYYPLAVLAVVASANAVNETDGLDGLAAGSTLIALSVFFYAAARTGRYDLAIFIVSLGAALAGFLWFNLHPARVFMGDTGSLALGAALGGLAVLTGTELVLPVAGMLFVLETLSVIVQVASFRLTGRRVLRMSPLHHHFELSGWTEAQVVYRFWAAGLGFALAGFLALGGFPG; from the coding sequence ATGACCATGGACCTTTGGCCGGTGCCGGTGCTGGCCCGCCTGGGCCTGGCGGCGGTGCTGGCGGCGGGGATGGCGCTGGTGCTGGGACCGGTGATGATCCCCTGGCTGGAGCGGCTGCGGTTCGGCCAGACGGTGCGCGAGCAGGGGCCGGCCCGGCACCGGGTCAAGCAGGGCACCCCGACCATGGGCGGGGTGATCTTTCTCCTGCCGGCGCTGCTGGTCACCGCGTGGCTTTCGCCGCCCACTCCGGCGGCGGTGCTCATCGCGGGGGTGACCGTCGCCTTTGCCGCCCTGGGCCTGGTGGACGACTACCTGAAGGTCGCCCTGCGCCGTTCCCTGGGCCTGCGGGCGCGGGCCAAGCTGGTGTGGCAGGTGGCGGCCGCCGCGCTGATGGTGTACCTCGCCCAGGCGTGGCTGGGCCGCGGCACCGCCGTGTGGGTGCCCTTCGGCACGGGCTGGTGGGACCTGGGGCCGTGGTACTACCCGCTGGCGGTGCTGGCGGTGGTGGCCAGCGCCAACGCGGTCAACGAGACCGACGGCCTGGACGGCCTGGCGGCGGGGTCCACCCTGATCGCCCTGTCGGTGTTCTTCTACGCCGCCGCCCGCACCGGCCGGTATGACCTGGCGATCTTCATCGTATCCTTGGGCGCGGCCCTGGCCGGGTTCCTCTGGTTCAACCTGCACCCGGCGCGGGTGTTCATGGGCGACACGGGCTCCCTAGCCCTGGGCGCAGCCCTGGGCGGCCTGGCCGTCCTGACGGGGACCGAGCTGGTCCTGCCCGTGGCGGGGATGCTCTTCGTGCTGGAGACCCTGTCGGTGATCGTGCAGGTGGCCAGCTTCCGGCTGACGGGGCGGCGGGTCCTGCGCATGAGCCCGCTGCACCACCACTTCGAGCTCAGCGGGTGGACGGAGGCCCAGGTGGTGTACCGCTTCTGGGCGGCCGGCCTGGGCTTCGCCCTGGCGGGCTTTCTGGCCCTGGGAGGGTTTCCGGGATGA
- a CDS encoding UDP-N-acetylmuramoyl-L-alanyl-D-glutamate--2,6-diaminopimelate ligase, which produces MVNLKDLIAVLPEKTVTGPVDRPIQGITYDSRRVEPGFLFVAIRGLRYDGHSFIQEAVARGAAAVVGERAPAVEGVPYVQVPSSRTALGLLASAFYGHPSARLVLVGVTGTNGKTTTTHLVRWVLEAAGHPTGLIGTVHNIIGGRSLPVERTTPEAADLQKLLAAMRDAGLTHVVMEVSSHALTLQRVAGCAFDVGVFTNLTQDHLDFHASMEDYAAAKARLFARLGRNEIPGTVKPGPKAAVINADDPWGTFMADRSSAPVITYGIRQAADVTARDVVVEPGGVRFVLGTRDGEVPVRLRLTGRFNVYNALAAAGAGLALGIDPATVARGLESLPAVPGRLERIDRGQPFTVLVDYAHTPDGLENVLSTVREMAGQGRVLCVFGCGGDRDRGKRPQMGAIAARLADYTVLTSDNPRSEDPEAIIDDIEAGVRQVPGAAYERVTERAAAIRRVLELARPGDVVVIAGKGHEDYQIFADRTIHFDDREVAATALEAMGYGGAKG; this is translated from the coding sequence ATGGTGAATCTGAAGGATCTCATCGCCGTCCTGCCCGAGAAGACCGTGACCGGTCCCGTGGACCGGCCCATCCAGGGCATCACCTACGACTCCCGGCGCGTCGAGCCGGGCTTCCTCTTCGTGGCCATCCGCGGCTTGCGTTACGACGGCCACTCCTTCATCCAGGAGGCCGTGGCGCGGGGTGCCGCGGCGGTGGTGGGTGAACGCGCGCCCGCTGTGGAGGGCGTCCCCTACGTGCAGGTCCCCTCCAGCCGGACGGCCCTGGGCCTGCTGGCGTCGGCCTTCTACGGCCACCCCAGCGCCCGCCTGGTGCTGGTCGGGGTGACCGGGACCAACGGCAAGACGACCACCACCCACCTGGTGCGGTGGGTGCTGGAGGCGGCGGGCCACCCCACCGGCCTCATCGGCACGGTGCACAACATCATCGGCGGGCGATCCCTGCCGGTCGAACGCACCACCCCCGAGGCGGCCGACCTGCAGAAGCTCCTGGCCGCCATGCGGGACGCGGGGCTGACCCACGTGGTGATGGAGGTCTCTTCCCATGCCCTGACCCTGCAGCGGGTGGCGGGCTGCGCCTTCGACGTGGGCGTGTTCACCAACCTCACCCAGGACCACCTGGACTTCCACGCTTCGATGGAGGACTATGCGGCGGCCAAGGCGCGATTGTTCGCCCGGCTGGGACGCAACGAGATCCCCGGCACCGTCAAGCCGGGTCCCAAGGCAGCCGTGATCAACGCCGACGACCCCTGGGGGACCTTCATGGCGGACCGCAGCAGCGCGCCGGTCATCACGTACGGCATCCGCCAGGCGGCGGACGTCACGGCCCGTGACGTGGTGGTGGAACCCGGCGGCGTCCGGTTCGTCCTGGGCACCCGGGACGGGGAGGTGCCCGTGCGCCTGCGGCTGACGGGCCGGTTCAACGTCTACAACGCGCTGGCGGCGGCGGGCGCGGGCTTGGCCTTGGGGATCGACCCGGCCACGGTGGCGCGGGGCCTGGAGAGCCTGCCGGCGGTGCCGGGGCGGCTTGAGCGCATCGACCGGGGGCAGCCCTTCACCGTGCTGGTGGATTACGCCCATACCCCCGACGGGCTGGAGAATGTGCTCTCCACGGTGCGGGAGATGGCGGGGCAGGGGCGGGTCCTCTGCGTCTTCGGCTGCGGCGGCGACCGCGACCGGGGCAAGCGACCCCAGATGGGTGCCATCGCGGCGCGGCTGGCCGACTACACGGTGCTGACCTCCGACAACCCGCGCAGCGAGGACCCCGAGGCCATCATCGACGACATCGAGGCGGGGGTGCGGCAGGTTCCCGGGGCCGCCTACGAGCGGGTGACGGAGCGGGCGGCGGCCATCCGCCGGGTGCTGGAGCTGGCCCGGCCCGGCGACGTGGTGGTCATCGCCGGCAAGGGGCACGAGGACTACCAGATCTTCGCCGACCGCACCATCCACTTCGACGACCGGGAGGTGGCGGCGACGGCCCTGGAAGCCATGGGGTACGGCGGTGCCAAGGGTTGA
- a CDS encoding UDP-N-acetylmuramoyl-tripeptide--D-alanyl-D-alanine ligase: protein MPGTAAGRGGDGVRLAMVDVAAATGGRLVAGSQGVTVEGGTVDSRRVRPGNLFFALPGQRVDGHRFVAQALAAGARGAVIARPLAEVLPDGAPPGTAVVEVADTRQALADLARWVRRRRTGLRVVGITGSLGKTTTKEMAAAVLARRFAVLKSAGNYNTDVGLPLTLLDLEERHQVAVLEMAMRGLGEIARLAAIAEPDVGVVTVVAESHLEFLGSLERVAQAKGELVEALPEDGVAILNAGDPRVRAMAARTRARVLTFGHDGEGADVRAVNVEHRGAAGSRFRLEVPGGDAATVELAVPGPAAVTCALAAAAVGVALGLDAATIAAGLAEARPAALRNEIRQAGPWTLYIDCYNASPTSTRAALHALRQVAGSRRAVAILGDMFELGDWAVEGHRETGREAARTADVLLAVGRWAPQMVEGWIQAGGAGAAAAAYPDKAALLGELDRWLRPGDAILIKASRGMAMEEVVEALTARVAAAGSSRPDPA from the coding sequence ATGCCGGGGACGGCGGCGGGTCGAGGAGGTGACGGCGTGCGGCTGGCCATGGTCGACGTGGCGGCTGCCACGGGCGGGCGGCTGGTGGCGGGCAGCCAGGGGGTGACGGTGGAAGGCGGCACCGTGGACAGCCGCCGGGTGCGGCCGGGCAACCTGTTCTTCGCCCTGCCCGGCCAGCGGGTCGACGGCCACCGGTTCGTGGCCCAGGCCCTCGCGGCCGGTGCCCGGGGCGCCGTGATCGCCCGGCCCCTGGCGGAGGTCCTGCCGGACGGGGCGCCTCCGGGTACCGCGGTGGTGGAGGTGGCCGACACCCGCCAGGCGCTGGCGGACCTGGCCCGCTGGGTGCGGCGCCGCCGGACCGGCCTGCGGGTGGTGGGCATCACCGGCAGCCTGGGGAAGACCACCACCAAGGAGATGGCGGCGGCGGTGCTGGCCCGGCGGTTCGCGGTGCTCAAGTCCGCGGGCAACTACAACACCGACGTGGGCCTGCCCCTCACTCTGCTGGACCTGGAGGAACGTCACCAGGTGGCGGTGCTGGAGATGGCCATGCGCGGGCTCGGCGAGATCGCCCGGCTGGCCGCCATCGCCGAGCCCGACGTCGGCGTGGTGACGGTGGTGGCCGAGTCCCACCTGGAGTTCCTCGGCAGCCTGGAGCGGGTGGCCCAGGCCAAGGGGGAGCTGGTGGAGGCGCTGCCCGAGGACGGGGTGGCGATCCTCAACGCCGGCGACCCCCGGGTGCGGGCCATGGCCGCCCGCACCCGAGCCCGGGTGCTGACCTTCGGCCACGACGGCGAAGGGGCGGACGTGCGGGCCGTCAACGTGGAGCACCGGGGTGCGGCGGGCAGCCGCTTCCGCCTGGAGGTGCCGGGGGGCGATGCGGCCACGGTGGAACTGGCCGTGCCGGGGCCGGCGGCGGTGACCTGCGCCCTGGCGGCGGCAGCGGTCGGCGTGGCTCTGGGTCTGGATGCCGCCACCATCGCCGCGGGCCTGGCCGAGGCGAGGCCCGCGGCCCTGCGTAACGAGATCCGCCAGGCCGGTCCGTGGACCCTCTACATCGATTGTTATAATGCGTCGCCCACCTCCACCCGGGCGGCCCTGCACGCCCTGCGGCAGGTGGCCGGATCGCGCCGGGCGGTGGCCATCCTGGGGGACATGTTCGAGCTGGGGGACTGGGCGGTGGAGGGCCATCGGGAGACCGGCCGGGAGGCCGCCCGCACCGCCGACGTCCTGCTGGCCGTGGGCCGGTGGGCACCGCAGATGGTGGAGGGGTGGATCCAGGCGGGCGGTGCGGGGGCCGCAGCCGCCGCCTACCCCGACAAGGCGGCCCTGCTGGGGGAGCTGGACCGGTGGCTTCGTCCCGGCGACGCCATCCTGATCAAGGCCTCGCGGGGCATGGCCATGGAAGAGGTCGTCGAGGCCCTGACGGCCCGGGTGGCGGCGGCCGGGTCGTCGCGACCGGATCCGGCGTGA
- a CDS encoding septum formation initiator has protein sequence MVRAGNAVAAPLWRSPSTAPWPELPGRTGPGEAPRPVRRYKIRRRLKLRPEARLVGTVGLLFALAVLVISRYAVLYGMNQAILQRQQEIASLERANQHLAIEVAGRDSLGRLEAAARARGYQEPASVRAVRVPAAADRLAAAPAASGASPAVREAVVALAPAGAGGPAPAPAAAPYAAAGGPAARGPAAWLAGLWHRVFGS, from the coding sequence ATGGTACGAGCCGGAAACGCCGTAGCGGCACCGCTCTGGCGGTCGCCATCCACCGCACCGTGGCCCGAGCTGCCGGGACGAACCGGCCCGGGGGAGGCACCCCGGCCCGTCCGGCGCTACAAGATCCGGCGCCGGCTGAAGCTGCGGCCCGAGGCGCGCCTGGTGGGCACGGTGGGCCTGCTGTTCGCCCTGGCCGTGCTGGTGATCAGCCGCTACGCCGTCCTGTACGGGATGAACCAGGCCATCCTCCAGCGGCAGCAGGAGATCGCCAGCCTGGAGCGGGCCAACCAGCACCTGGCCATCGAGGTGGCAGGCCGCGATTCGCTGGGGCGCCTGGAGGCCGCCGCCCGGGCGCGGGGCTACCAGGAGCCGGCCTCGGTACGGGCGGTGCGCGTCCCGGCGGCGGCCGACCGCCTGGCCGCCGCACCGGCGGCCTCCGGAGCATCGCCGGCCGTGCGGGAAGCGGTGGTGGCGCTGGCGCCCGCCGGCGCCGGCGGCCCGGCGCCGGCACCGGCCGCGGCGCCTTACGCAGCGGCGGGCGGGCCAGCGGCCCGCGGTCCCGCGGCCTGGCTGGCCGGTCTCTGGCACCGCGTCTTCGGTAGCTGA
- a CDS encoding penicillin-binding transpeptidase domain-containing protein gives MGRTAPGAPAVRMPGIGLRRRILLVFLVFSLALAVLAGRLVTIQVVRGEALRQKALDMRLWQVPVQARRGDIVDRNGRPLAISTDVDTVYVAPAELQEAARKGQVDIEEAAQQLARVLKMDPEEVYEKLTVPHAFWYVKRRVTDAESRAVRQLDIPGVHITQEARRFYPKGELAAHVLGFAGLDNQGLEGIEAYYDRKLAGKDGYIATEYDALGRPIRLPTVQARYVRPTPGLTLRLTIDETIQYIAERELERAVVQNGAKGGVIVVMDPKTGGILALASRPTYDPNRFADFPRQNWRIKPVADAFPPGSIFKIITGSAAVDAGKVTPDTIVDDPGFLTVGGESISNWNQAGLGSVPFRDGFAHSSNVVFGKMALALGKPVFYRYLDQFHIGRPTGIDLPGEATGIVPPMDQATLLDLAIMGFGQTLTTTPIQMAAAVAAVANDGLWQTPHLADAWLDPEGNVVEQVQPAERRQVIKPETARTIRELMRGVVEQGTGRRAQIPGYDVGGKTGTANKVEGGRVVQKYIGSFAGLVPVEEPRLAIVVSIDEPSGIYYGGYVAAPVFQAVARDVLRYLGVPPTREERADPRRLREVPNLMNLTRAEARERAQAAGFQVTVEGGGPRVVGQFPAPGAQLEQGSTIILYTEAASRQDEEGRVTVPDLTGLTYAQAAERLAAAGLQMEARGDRDGRVAGQDPPVGTRVPIGSKVTVILRGPESR, from the coding sequence ATGGGCCGGACGGCGCCAGGCGCTCCGGCCGTTCGTATGCCCGGCATCGGGCTGCGGCGGCGGATCCTGCTGGTGTTCCTGGTCTTCTCCCTGGCGCTGGCGGTGCTGGCGGGGCGGCTGGTGACCATCCAGGTGGTGCGGGGCGAGGCGCTGCGCCAGAAGGCGCTGGACATGCGGCTCTGGCAGGTCCCCGTCCAGGCGCGGCGGGGCGACATCGTGGACCGCAACGGCCGGCCCCTGGCCATCAGCACCGACGTCGACACCGTCTACGTGGCGCCCGCCGAGCTCCAGGAGGCGGCCCGCAAGGGGCAGGTGGACATCGAGGAGGCGGCGCAGCAGCTGGCCCGCGTCCTCAAGATGGACCCCGAGGAGGTCTACGAGAAGCTCACGGTGCCCCACGCCTTCTGGTACGTCAAGCGGCGGGTCACCGACGCCGAATCCCGCGCCGTCCGCCAGCTGGACATCCCGGGCGTGCACATCACCCAGGAGGCGCGCCGGTTCTATCCGAAAGGGGAACTGGCCGCCCACGTCCTGGGCTTCGCCGGCCTGGACAACCAGGGCCTGGAGGGCATCGAGGCCTACTACGACCGCAAGCTGGCGGGCAAGGACGGCTACATCGCCACGGAATACGACGCCCTGGGCCGGCCGATCCGCCTCCCCACGGTCCAGGCCCGGTACGTGCGGCCGACTCCCGGGCTGACGCTGCGCCTGACCATCGACGAGACCATCCAGTACATCGCCGAGCGGGAACTGGAGCGGGCCGTGGTCCAGAACGGAGCCAAGGGCGGGGTCATCGTGGTGATGGACCCGAAGACCGGCGGCATCCTGGCCCTGGCCTCGCGGCCCACCTACGACCCCAACCGGTTCGCCGACTTCCCGCGGCAGAACTGGCGCATCAAGCCGGTGGCCGATGCCTTCCCGCCGGGGTCGATCTTCAAGATCATCACGGGGTCGGCGGCGGTGGACGCGGGCAAGGTGACCCCCGACACCATCGTGGACGACCCCGGCTTCCTCACGGTGGGCGGGGAGAGCATCTCCAACTGGAACCAGGCGGGTCTGGGGTCCGTGCCCTTCCGCGACGGGTTCGCCCACTCGTCCAACGTGGTGTTCGGCAAGATGGCGCTGGCCCTGGGCAAGCCCGTGTTCTACCGGTACCTGGACCAGTTCCACATCGGCCGGCCCACGGGCATCGACCTGCCGGGTGAGGCCACGGGCATCGTGCCGCCCATGGACCAGGCCACGCTCCTGGACCTGGCCATCATGGGCTTCGGCCAGACCCTGACCACCACGCCGATCCAGATGGCCGCGGCGGTGGCGGCGGTGGCCAACGACGGCCTGTGGCAGACGCCGCATCTGGCCGATGCCTGGCTGGACCCCGAGGGCAACGTGGTGGAACAGGTGCAGCCCGCCGAGCGCAGGCAGGTGATCAAGCCCGAGACCGCCCGGACCATCCGCGAGCTGATGCGCGGGGTGGTGGAACAGGGAACCGGCCGCCGGGCCCAGATCCCCGGCTACGACGTGGGCGGCAAGACGGGCACGGCCAACAAGGTGGAGGGTGGCCGGGTGGTCCAGAAGTACATCGGCTCCTTCGCCGGCCTGGTGCCGGTGGAGGAACCGCGCCTGGCCATCGTGGTCTCCATCGACGAGCCGTCGGGCATCTACTACGGCGGCTACGTGGCGGCGCCCGTCTTCCAGGCCGTGGCGCGGGACGTCCTGCGCTACCTGGGCGTGCCGCCCACCCGGGAAGAGCGGGCCGACCCGCGGCGGCTGCGGGAGGTCCCCAACCTGATGAACCTCACCCGGGCCGAGGCCCGGGAGCGGGCCCAGGCGGCGGGCTTCCAGGTGACCGTCGAGGGCGGCGGGCCGCGGGTGGTGGGCCAGTTCCCCGCGCCGGGGGCGCAATTGGAACAGGGAAGCACGATCATCCTCTATACCGAGGCGGCCTCGCGCCAGGATGAGGAAGGGCGGGTCACGGTTCCCGACCTGACCGGCCTGACGTACGCCCAGGCGGCCGAGCGCCTGGCGGCCGCGGGGTTGCAGATGGAGGCCCGCGGCGACCGGGACGGCAGGGTGGCCGGCCAGGATCCCCCGGTGGGGACGCGGGTGCCCATCGGCTCGAAGGTGACCGTGATCCTGCGCGGGCCGGAATCCCGTTAA
- a CDS encoding acetyl-CoA carboxylase biotin carboxyl carrier protein subunit, translated as MKRYRVTVNGWVFDVWVEPVAAAGPAAAGMPGMPLGAGPAGGPVGVPFWPGPAGGPWPWGAPGWPWAAGPGGLAPAPGTAPAAAVPAAPEAQGQPAPAANAQPAPETAAPAAPGAAGAAAPPAPAAGPAPAPAPDPGRDGVAEKGTPVTAPLPGVLLDVRVRPGDRVEAGQVVAILEAMKMENELAAPCAGRVTAVPHTKGQTLNQGDAVAWIDPEG; from the coding sequence AACCGGTGGCCGCCGCGGGTCCTGCGGCCGCGGGCATGCCGGGAATGCCGCTGGGGGCCGGGCCGGCGGGCGGGCCCGTGGGGGTGCCCTTCTGGCCGGGTCCGGCAGGGGGGCCGTGGCCCTGGGGTGCGCCGGGCTGGCCGTGGGCCGCGGGCCCCGGGGGCCTGGCCCCGGCGCCGGGTACCGCCCCCGCTGCCGCGGTGCCGGCCGCGCCGGAGGCCCAGGGCCAGCCGGCCCCCGCCGCGAACGCGCAGCCCGCGCCCGAGACGGCGGCACCGGCGGCGCCCGGGGCGGCCGGGGCAGCGGCTCCGCCGGCCCCGGCCGCCGGCCCTGCTCCGGCCCCGGCCCCTGACCCGGGGCGGGACGGCGTGGCGGAAAAGGGCACGCCCGTCACGGCCCCCTTGCCGGGGGTGCTGCTGGACGTGCGGGTTCGCCCGGGGGACCGCGTCGAGGCGGGCCAGGTGGTGGCCATCCTCGAGGCGATGAAGATGGAGAACGAGCTGGCCGCGCCTTGCGCCGGGCGGGTGACCGCCGTGCCCCACACCAAGGGGCAGACCCTCAACCAGGGCGACGCGGTGGCGTGGATCGACCCCGAGGGATGA
- a CDS encoding 5-formyltetrahydrofolate cyclo-ligase has protein sequence MDRPRGMMDGRVPAAAKVAWRKRLRDAWRALDPVEREAVSAAICRRLQDLLERSAPAACSTGPTVAAGLRGAGRPHDPGGRPGARDAHPSRATAAPGAPCGRVLPPVRAVMLYAPLPTEIDVTPLLDWARSRGLEVLVPWVDPARHVMEARAVAGWDDLVPGPWGLRQPAARCPSRQPGAETVIVVPGLAFDREGWRLGRGGGYYDRFLDRWPAAWRAGVAPARMVVPHLPRDPHDRRMDLVVTEAEVLGPWWGVR, from the coding sequence GTGGATCGACCCCGAGGGATGATGGACGGCCGGGTGCCGGCGGCCGCCAAGGTGGCCTGGCGAAAGCGCCTGCGCGACGCGTGGCGCGCGCTGGATCCCGTGGAACGGGAGGCCGTTTCGGCGGCCATCTGCCGCCGGCTGCAGGATCTCCTGGAGCGGTCCGCCCCCGCCGCCTGTTCCACCGGCCCGACGGTTGCAGCCGGCCTGCGGGGTGCCGGGCGCCCCCACGACCCCGGCGGCCGCCCCGGTGCCCGTGACGCCCACCCGTCCCGGGCGACCGCTGCCCCTGGCGCACCCTGCGGCCGCGTTCTTCCACCGGTGCGCGCCGTGATGCTGTACGCGCCGCTGCCGACGGAGATCGACGTCACCCCGCTGCTGGACTGGGCTCGTTCGCGCGGGCTCGAGGTCCTGGTGCCGTGGGTCGACCCGGCTCGCCACGTCATGGAGGCCCGCGCCGTGGCCGGCTGGGACGACCTGGTCCCGGGGCCGTGGGGCCTGCGCCAGCCGGCGGCCCGCTGCCCGTCCCGCCAGCCCGGTGCGGAGACGGTGATCGTGGTGCCGGGCCTCGCCTTCGACCGGGAGGGCTGGCGCCTGGGCCGCGGGGGCGGCTACTACGACCGGTTCCTCGACCGGTGGCCGGCGGCGTGGCGGGCGGGCGTCGCGCCCGCGCGGATGGTGGTGCCGCACCTGCCGCGGGATCCCCACGACCGGCGCATGGACCTGGTGGTGACGGAGGCGGAGGTCCTGGGTCCCTGGTGGGGCGTGCGGTGA
- the mraZ gene encoding division/cell wall cluster transcriptional repressor MraZ, translating into MLIGEYRHTVDDKGRLFVPAKLRDELGEPLVITRGLDQCLFVFPPGEWSSLEAKLRALPLAQSSARAFVRMLLSGASECVPDKQGRILLPQTLREYAGIDREAVLIGVGNRVEIWAAERWTRYVEEASEAYSQIAEQIVDLGI; encoded by the coding sequence ATGCTGATCGGCGAGTATCGCCACACCGTCGACGACAAGGGTCGCCTGTTCGTCCCCGCCAAGTTGCGGGACGAACTGGGCGAGCCCCTGGTCATCACCCGCGGCCTCGACCAGTGCCTCTTCGTCTTCCCGCCCGGCGAGTGGAGCAGCCTGGAGGCCAAGTTGCGGGCCCTGCCCCTGGCCCAGTCCAGCGCCCGCGCCTTCGTCCGGATGCTGCTCTCGGGCGCCAGCGAGTGCGTGCCGGACAAGCAGGGGCGGATCCTGCTGCCCCAGACCCTGCGGGAGTACGCCGGCATCGACCGCGAGGCGGTGCTGATCGGCGTGGGGAACCGCGTGGAGATCTGGGCGGCGGAGCGGTGGACACGTTACGTAGAGGAGGCGTCGGAGGCCTACTCCCAGATCGCCGAGCAGATCGTCGACCTGGGCATCTAG
- the rsmH gene encoding 16S rRNA (cytosine(1402)-N(4))-methyltransferase RsmH: MSGGTGPTPPTGTGPAIGVARSETGGRGPEPAAAGPVATAPDGAPHVPVLLREVVAYLAPRPGGRYVDGTVGAGGHAAAVLAAAGGEAELLGIDRDPAALALAARRLAPFGARVRLVHGNFRGLEQHLEDAGWDAVDGILLDLGVSSMQLDDPSRGFSYQEEGPLDMRMDPSQPVTAADLVNTAGRDQLARWIAEYGEERWAGRIADFIVAARRRRPITTTTQLVEIIKAAIPARARRRGGHPARRTFQALRIAVNGELDGLEEFLQQAARRLRPGGRMVVIAFHSLEDRAVKRAFRALAAPDGGAAPFRLLTRRPVTPGEEEAQANPRSRSAKLRAIERRQ, from the coding sequence ATGTCCGGAGGAACCGGCCCCACCCCGCCCACCGGCACCGGCCCCGCGATCGGGGTGGCACGCTCCGAGACCGGAGGCCGCGGCCCCGAGCCCGCGGCCGCGGGCCCCGTCGCCACCGCGCCGGACGGGGCGCCCCACGTGCCCGTGCTGCTCCGGGAGGTGGTGGCGTACCTGGCCCCGCGGCCGGGCGGGCGCTACGTGGACGGCACCGTCGGGGCCGGCGGCCACGCCGCCGCGGTGCTGGCCGCGGCGGGAGGCGAAGCGGAGCTTTTGGGCATCGACCGGGACCCCGCCGCGCTGGCGCTGGCTGCGCGGCGGCTGGCGCCCTTCGGCGCGCGGGTACGGCTGGTGCACGGCAACTTCCGCGGCCTGGAGCAGCACCTGGAGGACGCGGGCTGGGACGCCGTGGACGGGATCCTGCTGGATCTGGGCGTGTCGTCGATGCAGCTGGACGACCCGTCCCGCGGGTTCAGCTACCAGGAGGAAGGCCCGCTGGACATGCGGATGGACCCGAGCCAGCCGGTGACGGCGGCGGATCTGGTGAACACCGCCGGCCGTGACCAGCTGGCCCGGTGGATCGCCGAGTACGGCGAGGAGCGCTGGGCCGGCCGCATCGCCGACTTCATCGTCGCGGCGCGCCGGCGCCGGCCCATCACCACCACCACCCAGCTGGTGGAGATCATCAAGGCGGCCATCCCCGCCCGCGCCCGGCGCCGGGGCGGCCACCCTGCCCGCCGGACCTTCCAGGCGCTGCGCATCGCCGTCAACGGCGAGCTGGACGGCCTGGAAGAGTTCCTGCAGCAGGCCGCCCGGCGGCTGCGGCCGGGCGGGCGGATGGTCGTGATCGCCTTCCACTCCCTGGAGGACCGGGCGGTCAAGCGGGCCTTCCGGGCCCTGGCCGCCCCGGATGGGGGGGCGGCCCCGTTCCGCCTTCTGACCCGCCGGCCGGTCACGCCGGGGGAGGAAGAGGCGCAGGCCAACCCGCGGTCCCGCAGCGCCAAGCTGCGGGCCATCGAGCGGCGGCAGTGA